In Lascolabacillus massiliensis, a single genomic region encodes these proteins:
- a CDS encoding NAD(P)(+) transhydrogenase (Re/Si-specific) subunit beta, whose product MSETLYYIICIILSVAVLSGISLMSKVKTAVAGNLLSAVSVLLGIVITLLYKELFSGWTIYIFMLLGILIGSTFAYRVKMIEMPQLVALLNGVGGLASALVGVLSLIGIGVVINEYPIFVNVTSVLAIVVGLITLSGSLVAAGKLHKILPQKPVVWKKHSTIVTGFIIILISTIIYSAFTSNTLIVLAISVVFSSLFGYAFAIRVGGADMPITISLLNSLSGVAGAIAGMAVNDLMLVSIGGIVGASGLFLTQIMCKAMNRSLSDILLGKTSVEKKSPKEVVAEADDTIEKVGDKVVEEVQQTEDNRLIFKRDEGEVLRAAKSVIIVPGYGMALAQAQHLVRTLADKFEENGAEVKFAIHPVAGRMPGHMNVLLAEADVPYDKLYEMDDVNKQFEETDVVIVIGANDVINPAARDAKDTPIYGMPVLNVDKAKEIFICNFDLNPGYAGVDNPLYKRKEGIYLLLGDAKETVASLIDRFN is encoded by the coding sequence ATGAGTGAAACACTATATTATATTATTTGCATTATACTGTCTGTTGCTGTACTGTCTGGTATTTCCCTAATGAGCAAGGTTAAAACAGCTGTAGCCGGTAATCTTTTAAGTGCTGTAAGTGTATTACTGGGCATTGTGATCACACTTTTATATAAGGAGCTGTTTTCGGGATGGACTATCTATATCTTTATGCTTTTAGGTATTCTTATAGGATCAACTTTTGCATACAGAGTGAAGATGATTGAAATGCCGCAATTGGTAGCGTTGCTAAATGGGGTGGGTGGACTCGCTTCAGCATTGGTTGGAGTTTTATCTCTCATAGGTATTGGTGTTGTAATTAATGAGTATCCTATATTTGTTAATGTTACATCTGTACTTGCGATTGTGGTGGGACTTATAACTCTTTCTGGCAGTCTTGTTGCTGCAGGTAAGCTACATAAGATATTGCCACAAAAGCCGGTTGTATGGAAAAAACATTCTACTATCGTCACAGGTTTTATCATAATCCTAATTTCTACGATTATCTATTCTGCTTTTACAAGTAATACGTTGATTGTACTGGCCATTAGTGTTGTTTTCAGCTCTCTGTTTGGTTATGCTTTCGCAATTCGGGTAGGGGGAGCAGATATGCCTATTACTATTTCGCTCCTTAACTCTCTGAGCGGTGTTGCAGGCGCAATAGCAGGTATGGCAGTTAATGATCTGATGCTTGTTTCCATTGGAGGTATTGTTGGTGCTTCCGGATTGTTTCTAACTCAGATAATGTGTAAAGCGATGAACAGGAGTTTGAGTGATATACTATTGGGTAAAACTTCTGTTGAAAAGAAGTCCCCAAAAGAAGTGGTAGCAGAAGCAGATGATACCATAGAAAAAGTTGGAGATAAGGTTGTAGAAGAGGTTCAGCAAACAGAGGATAATAGGCTCATTTTCAAGAGAGATGAAGGTGAGGTTCTAAGAGCTGCTAAATCAGTGATCATTGTTCCGGGTTATGGCATGGCATTAGCTCAGGCTCAGCATCTTGTACGTACATTGGCTGATAAGTTTGAAGAAAATGGTGCAGAGGTTAAGTTTGCTATACATCCTGTTGCCGGTCGTATGCCCGGACACATGAATGTATTGCTTGCTGAAGCAGATGTTCCTTATGATAAGCTGTATGAGATGGATGATGTTAATAAACAGTTTGAAGAGACAGATGTAGTTATTGTTATTGGTGCAAACGATGTAATTAACCCTGCTGCACGCGATGCCAAAGACACACCTATATATGGAATGCCTGTTTTGAATGTTGATAAAGCCAAAGAGATTTTTATTTGCAACTTCGACTTAAATCCTGGTTATGCAGGAGTTGACAATCCTTTATACAAGCGGAAAGAGGGGATATATTTATTGTTGGGAGATGCTAAAGAAACTGTTGCGTCGTTAATTGATAGATTTAATTGA
- a CDS encoding NAD(P) transhydrogenase subunit alpha → MIIGIPKEIMQGEARVAATPETVKKFCKDGIIILVESGAGEKSHYYDDQYRNMGAEMVYDPEELYRRSDLILKVKEPQYNESKDKHEIDMMHEGQYLITFIHPASPGNHSMVKKLAAAGVIGLTLDGIPRISRAQNMDALTSMSTCAGYKGMIMAANDLSFFMPQMFTAVGMLKPANVLVIGVGVAGLQALATAKRLGAVTYAMDIRPDAVEQAKSLGAKVIDSGVPAEIAVGEGGYANKLPDEWIQKEREHLKGVIKDMDIVFLSALVPGKVAPILITEDMVKDMKNGSVIVDVSIDQGGNCEITTPGKKEVKHNVTIGGIKNIPGLIPTSSTWMFAQNMYNLVNYLVKDGKIELDLNDEIIKSILVTNNKEIVHAGAKEAMGL, encoded by the coding sequence ATGATAATTGGAATACCAAAAGAAATTATGCAGGGTGAAGCTCGTGTTGCTGCAACTCCTGAAACAGTTAAGAAATTTTGTAAAGATGGTATAATCATTTTAGTTGAATCTGGTGCCGGAGAAAAATCTCACTATTATGATGATCAGTATAGAAATATGGGTGCGGAGATGGTATATGATCCGGAAGAACTTTATAGAAGGTCTGATCTGATCCTTAAGGTAAAGGAGCCACAATATAATGAATCAAAAGATAAGCATGAGATTGACATGATGCATGAGGGTCAATATCTCATCACCTTTATACATCCGGCTTCACCGGGTAATCACAGTATGGTAAAAAAATTGGCTGCTGCAGGTGTTATAGGTCTCACTTTAGACGGAATTCCACGTATATCTCGTGCTCAAAATATGGATGCTTTAACTTCTATGAGTACTTGTGCAGGTTATAAAGGTATGATAATGGCTGCAAATGATCTCTCTTTTTTCATGCCACAGATGTTTACAGCTGTTGGTATGCTTAAACCTGCTAATGTATTGGTTATTGGTGTAGGAGTGGCCGGTCTGCAAGCTCTGGCAACAGCAAAAAGGCTTGGTGCAGTGACTTATGCAATGGATATTCGTCCCGATGCAGTAGAACAGGCTAAAAGTCTAGGTGCCAAAGTAATTGACTCAGGCGTTCCCGCAGAAATAGCAGTAGGTGAAGGGGGTTATGCAAATAAGCTTCCGGATGAATGGATACAGAAAGAGAGAGAGCATCTTAAGGGTGTGATAAAGGATATGGATATTGTGTTCCTTAGTGCATTAGTGCCAGGCAAGGTGGCTCCCATACTTATCACAGAAGATATGGTTAAGGATATGAAAAATGGTTCAGTTATAGTGGATGTCTCTATCGACCAGGGCGGTAATTGCGAGATCACTACTCCGGGAAAGAAGGAGGTTAAACATAATGTTACTATTGGAGGAATTAAAAATATTCCAGGACTAATTCCAACAAGCTCAACCTGGATGTTTGCTCAGAACATGTATAATCTGGTTAATTATCTTGTAAAAGATGGAAAAATTGAACTGGATCTGAATGATGAAATTATTAAATCTATACTTGTAACGAACAACAAAGAGATTGTTCATGCAGGTGCCAAAGAGGCTATGGGCTTATGA
- a CDS encoding cytochrome d ubiquinol oxidase subunit II, producing MITYEFLQKYWWVIMSLLGGLLVFLMFVQGGQSLLVSLSRKEDEKKLLVNTLGRKWEYTFTTLVLFGGAFFAAFPLFYSTSFGGAYWVWMIMLFSFVAQAVSYEFQSKPGNLLGQGTYRALLFLNGLISTFLLGIVVASFFTGSEFTVGKGNIVGLGEAGLVISQWQNPLMGLELIGNLRNISLGLAVFFLARTLASLFFINRLNHEDLVKRSRKFVHYNGAPFVVFFLIFLIWTLVAEGYAVDPESGNIYLEKMKYLNNLIEMPVVGILFVLGVVSVLYGIIRTIATSKFKNGIWYAGPGTVVTVMMLLLVSGLNNTAYYPSSVDLESSLTIFNSSSSFFTLSVMSVVSFFVPIVLGYIIFAWRSLEKKKLGLDELENDGHTY from the coding sequence ATGATTACATATGAATTTCTACAAAAATACTGGTGGGTTATAATGTCTCTTTTGGGTGGACTACTTGTATTTCTTATGTTTGTTCAAGGTGGACAATCGTTACTGGTTTCATTATCACGTAAAGAAGATGAGAAAAAACTACTGGTAAATACATTAGGACGTAAATGGGAGTATACATTTACTACTCTTGTTTTATTTGGAGGAGCATTCTTTGCAGCCTTTCCTCTGTTCTATTCTACTAGCTTTGGTGGTGCTTATTGGGTTTGGATGATTATGCTTTTTAGTTTCGTAGCACAAGCAGTATCATATGAATTTCAATCTAAACCGGGCAACCTGTTAGGTCAGGGTACCTATCGTGCATTACTGTTTTTAAATGGTCTGATAAGCACATTCCTTTTAGGTATTGTTGTGGCAAGTTTTTTCACCGGTTCTGAATTCACAGTGGGTAAAGGTAATATAGTTGGTTTAGGTGAAGCTGGACTTGTTATTAGTCAGTGGCAGAACCCGCTCATGGGGCTTGAGTTAATAGGCAATCTTAGAAATATTTCTCTTGGCCTTGCTGTATTTTTCCTTGCAAGAACTTTAGCGAGTCTGTTCTTTATAAATAGACTCAATCATGAAGACCTGGTTAAACGTTCCCGTAAGTTCGTTCATTATAACGGTGCACCTTTTGTTGTGTTTTTCCTGATATTCCTTATATGGACACTTGTGGCTGAAGGGTATGCAGTTGATCCTGAATCCGGTAACATCTATCTTGAGAAAATGAAATACCTGAACAACTTAATTGAAATGCCTGTTGTTGGTATTTTGTTTGTCCTTGGTGTTGTTTCAGTATTATATGGAATAATTAGAACTATTGCAACCTCAAAATTCAAGAATGGAATTTGGTATGCAGGTCCGGGAACAGTTGTTACAGTAATGATGCTGTTATTGGTTAGTGGACTTAATAATACAGCATATTATCCTTCATCGGTGGATTTAGAGAGCTCATTGACAATATTCAATTCTTCATCCAGTTTTTTTACACTTTCAGTTATGTCTGTTGTCTCATTCTTTGTGCCAATTGTTTTAGGATATATAATATTTGCATGGAGATCTCTTGAGAAGAAGAAGCTGGGTCTTGACGAACTTGAAAACGACGGACACACTTACTAA
- a CDS encoding MBL fold metallo-hydrolase encodes MKIKTFEFNPLGVNTYLLADETNECVVIDPACFYADEKALILNYIIDHDLVVKHIINTHLHFDHIFGVNYLTSHFGLSLECNKDDEFLLENISDQLRLFGIPGSDSDYKPEIGNWLNEGDVINFGNQALRVFHAPGHSPGSIIFYNEESGSVFCGDVLFRGSIGRTDLTGGNFDELVESIRTKLFVMPNETIVYPGHGPTTTIGYEKKNNPFVGTSNNIS; translated from the coding sequence ATGAAAATTAAGACTTTTGAATTTAACCCTCTTGGTGTAAATACATACCTTTTAGCTGACGAAACAAATGAGTGTGTTGTAATTGACCCTGCATGTTTTTATGCAGATGAAAAAGCTCTCATTTTAAATTATATAATTGATCATGATTTAGTGGTAAAGCATATAATAAATACACATTTACACTTTGATCATATTTTTGGAGTAAATTATCTGACATCACATTTTGGTCTTTCACTGGAGTGTAATAAAGATGATGAATTTTTACTGGAAAATATTTCTGATCAGTTGAGATTATTTGGTATTCCCGGCTCAGACAGCGATTATAAACCTGAAATTGGGAACTGGCTAAATGAAGGTGATGTGATAAATTTTGGTAATCAAGCACTTAGGGTTTTTCATGCACCCGGACATTCTCCTGGAAGTATTATTTTTTATAATGAAGAATCGGGTAGTGTGTTTTGTGGTGATGTGCTATTCAGAGGAAGTATAGGAAGAACAGATCTTACAGGTGGTAATTTTGATGAGCTGGTTGAAAGCATACGAACTAAGTTATTTGTAATGCCAAATGAGACTATAGTATATCCGGGTCATGGACCCACAACAACAATTGGTTACGAGAAAAAGAATAATCCTTTTGTCGGAACATCAAACAATATTTCATAA
- a CDS encoding DUF5131 family protein, whose translation MNWEPWTGCYKVSDGCTYCYYYGLFSKRYGQNRVYKTPEFDKPIAKTSKGKDKIQSGKIVATCFASDFFIKEADAWRTEAWAMIKSRPDLEFMILTKRIDRFYVSLPNDWGDGYNNVNIGCTVENQATADYRLPLFLSYPIKRKFIAAAPLLGPIDLSNYLRGVDHVTAGGETGREARICDYNWILDIREHCVKAGITFWFKNTGTFFRKEGKVHKINPYKQNSIAKEFGINISDGKRLF comes from the coding sequence ATGAATTGGGAACCATGGACAGGTTGTTATAAAGTAAGTGATGGTTGTACTTACTGCTATTACTATGGACTTTTCTCAAAGCGATACGGACAAAACAGAGTATATAAAACTCCAGAATTCGATAAACCTATAGCTAAAACATCAAAAGGAAAAGATAAAATTCAGAGTGGGAAAATTGTTGCTACATGTTTTGCTTCCGATTTTTTTATTAAAGAAGCTGATGCTTGGCGCACAGAGGCGTGGGCAATGATAAAGAGTCGGCCCGATCTCGAATTCATGATATTGACAAAACGAATAGATCGCTTTTACGTTTCTCTACCCAACGACTGGGGCGATGGTTACAACAATGTGAACATTGGGTGTACAGTAGAGAATCAAGCGACAGCCGATTATCGTCTCCCACTGTTTCTATCCTATCCGATTAAAAGAAAGTTCATAGCAGCTGCACCTCTTTTAGGCCCAATAGATTTATCAAACTATCTAAGAGGAGTAGATCATGTAACAGCAGGAGGTGAAACAGGTAGAGAAGCCCGTATTTGTGATTACAACTGGATATTAGATATCAGGGAACATTGTGTAAAAGCTGGAATAACCTTCTGGTTTAAAAATACAGGTACATTTTTCAGAAAAGAAGGAAAAGTACATAAGATCAATCCTTACAAGCAGAACAGCATTGCAAAGGAATTTGGAATTAATATTTCAGACGGTAAGAGGTTATTCTAA
- a CDS encoding NAD(P) transhydrogenase subunit alpha gives MNPLILVAVFIVTSVVGYFIIKNVPSLLHTPLMSGMNALSGITLLGAIVVVGITLFAVEGNHMLLGQIFGGIAVIAASVNVVGGFGVTHRMLKMFDKKKKQSKS, from the coding sequence ATGAATCCATTAATTTTAGTTGCTGTTTTTATAGTCACTTCAGTTGTTGGCTATTTTATAATTAAGAATGTTCCCAGCTTACTTCATACACCACTAATGTCGGGTATGAATGCTTTGTCAGGGATTACATTGTTGGGGGCTATTGTTGTTGTTGGAATTACACTTTTTGCAGTAGAGGGTAATCATATGTTATTAGGTCAAATATTTGGCGGAATAGCTGTTATTGCTGCATCTGTTAATGTGGTTGGAGGCTTTGGAGTGACCCACAGAATGCTGAAAATGTTTGATAAAAAGAAGAAACAGTCTAAATCATGA
- a CDS encoding cytochrome ubiquinol oxidase subunit I, whose amino-acid sequence MDFLLNAATVNWSRGQFALTAMYHWIFVPLTIGLALIMAIMESIYVRTGDEKWKNISRFWQKIFGINFAIGIATGIILEFQFGTNWSNYSWFVGDIFGAPLAIEGIVAFFLEATFVTIMFFGWNRVSKGVHLLSTWMVFLGATLSALWILVANAWMQHPVGMEFNPDTVRNEMVDFWAVALSPVAINKFLHTVFASLAVGSSFVVGVSAWYLLKNRHIDFALKSIKLASIVGLITFLMLAFTGDGSAYEVSQKQPMKLAAMEGLYEGKEGAGLVMIGMLNPSKKVYNDDADPYLFKMEIPKLLSLLGYRDINAFVPGIKDIIDGGYTLQDGSTALSFEERKARGELAIKALADYQMAKKAESEAIAAGNSEAANIAASEAANYETILRENYEHFGYGYLETGEDLVPDVPLTFYSFHLMVMIGMYFILFFMVILFFQYKKDLRSTKWLLYIALWSIPLSYIAGQLGWLVAEVGRQPWTIQDILPVEVAASALSPGHVITTFVMFAVIFTVLLIAEVTIMVKQIKKGPEEVATEIGNEK is encoded by the coding sequence ATGGATTTTCTTTTAAATGCAGCTACTGTAAACTGGTCCAGAGGACAGTTTGCTCTTACAGCAATGTATCACTGGATTTTCGTACCTCTTACAATAGGTTTGGCTCTCATAATGGCAATAATGGAGTCTATTTATGTAAGAACAGGTGATGAAAAATGGAAAAATATATCAAGATTCTGGCAAAAAATCTTCGGTATTAACTTTGCTATTGGTATAGCTACAGGTATAATTCTGGAGTTTCAGTTTGGAACAAACTGGTCTAACTACAGCTGGTTTGTTGGAGATATATTTGGTGCCCCACTGGCAATTGAGGGGATTGTAGCCTTCTTCCTTGAAGCTACTTTTGTTACTATTATGTTCTTTGGCTGGAACCGGGTGAGTAAAGGAGTTCATCTTCTTTCTACGTGGATGGTTTTCTTAGGAGCAACATTATCGGCACTTTGGATTCTTGTGGCTAATGCCTGGATGCAACATCCTGTTGGTATGGAGTTTAATCCTGATACAGTCAGAAATGAGATGGTTGATTTCTGGGCCGTTGCACTTTCTCCGGTGGCAATAAACAAGTTCTTGCATACTGTGTTTGCAAGTCTTGCAGTTGGCTCATCGTTTGTTGTGGGTGTTTCTGCATGGTATCTACTGAAAAACAGGCATATCGATTTTGCTCTTAAAAGTATAAAGCTGGCATCTATTGTAGGTCTGATCACTTTCCTGATGCTGGCTTTTACCGGTGATGGTTCTGCCTATGAGGTATCACAAAAACAGCCAATGAAGCTTGCGGCTATGGAAGGTTTGTACGAGGGTAAAGAGGGGGCAGGACTTGTAATGATTGGAATGCTGAATCCTTCAAAGAAAGTATACAACGATGATGCTGACCCTTACCTGTTTAAGATGGAAATACCTAAACTTTTGTCTCTTCTGGGTTATAGAGATATAAATGCGTTTGTACCAGGTATTAAAGATATTATAGACGGTGGATATACTTTGCAGGATGGTTCTACAGCTCTCTCTTTTGAGGAAAGGAAGGCTAGGGGAGAACTGGCAATAAAGGCACTGGCCGACTATCAAATGGCTAAAAAAGCTGAAAGTGAAGCTATAGCAGCCGGCAATTCAGAGGCTGCAAATATTGCTGCATCAGAGGCTGCAAATTATGAAACTATTTTGAGAGAGAACTATGAACATTTTGGTTATGGGTATCTTGAAACAGGCGAAGATCTGGTTCCTGATGTACCACTCACATTCTATAGTTTCCACCTGATGGTGATGATAGGGATGTATTTCATCCTCTTCTTCATGGTTATTCTTTTTTTCCAATACAAAAAAGATCTACGTAGTACCAAATGGCTTCTATATATAGCCTTATGGAGTATTCCTCTTTCTTATATTGCTGGACAGCTGGGCTGGCTTGTAGCAGAGGTGGGAAGACAACCTTGGACTATCCAGGATATTCTACCTGTGGAAGTTGCCGCTTCGGCACTGTCTCCGGGACATGTAATAACTACATTCGTTATGTTTGCCGTTATTTTCACTGTACTTCTGATTGCTGAAGTAACAATTATGGTGAAGCAGATTAAAAAGGGTCCTGAGGAGGTTGCCACTGAAATTGGCAACGAAAAGTAA
- a CDS encoding RsiV family protein, translating into MEVTIRKLIFSLLLLVIMLMVSCGNSGSSKIKAENEISFDTISINKRQHLDNDSTRPFCDISVNFVYPVKSAKTNLDTLQRFFVSNMFGPSFEDLKPLAAVEAYISNYIDNYSHDAYTYSESVSDMEELNALIPGIDVDDSEHEVDKLFYSYYESLSDSITFNQHGILSFQIKQSNSKGESASYYVSYSNHVINLNTGDQITEYDIFNAGYDKALQGLIITSLLEQNGVKTIDELEDLGFFGINEIVPNKNFLLNDKGIIYTYNKGEYSAYQLTAPQVFIPYNVIRSLLRENTIVSKLADL; encoded by the coding sequence ATGGAGGTGACAATCAGAAAATTGATTTTCAGCCTGTTATTGCTTGTTATCATGTTAATGGTATCGTGTGGTAATAGTGGTAGCAGCAAAATCAAGGCAGAGAACGAAATCAGCTTTGATACAATAAGTATAAACAAACGTCAGCATCTTGATAATGACAGTACCAGACCATTTTGTGATATAAGTGTGAATTTTGTATATCCTGTTAAGAGTGCAAAAACAAATCTGGATACTTTACAACGTTTTTTTGTAAGTAACATGTTTGGACCTTCATTTGAGGATCTTAAACCATTGGCTGCAGTTGAAGCATATATAAGCAATTATATCGATAATTATTCGCATGATGCTTATACGTACAGCGAATCTGTGTCAGATATGGAAGAGTTAAATGCACTTATTCCGGGTATAGATGTTGACGATAGTGAACATGAAGTTGATAAATTGTTCTATTCTTATTATGAAAGCTTGTCCGACTCCATAACGTTTAATCAACATGGTATTTTATCATTTCAGATAAAACAATCAAATAGCAAAGGTGAGTCAGCCTCTTACTACGTATCATACTCAAACCATGTAATTAACTTGAACACAGGGGATCAGATTACTGAATATGATATTTTTAATGCAGGTTATGATAAAGCATTGCAGGGGCTGATTATTACATCTTTACTAGAGCAGAATGGGGTCAAAACCATAGATGAGCTGGAAGATTTGGGTTTCTTTGGAATAAATGAAATTGTGCCAAATAAAAACTTTTTACTGAATGATAAAGGTATAATATATACATACAATAAAGGTGAGTATTCGGCATATCAGTTAACTGCTCCTCAGGTTTTTATACCATATAACGTAATACGTTCGCTTTTAAGAGAAAATACTATTGTAAGTAAACTGGCTGATTTATAG
- a CDS encoding DUF3467 domain-containing protein — protein MENINKENEIQIELSDEIAQGIYSNLAVISHSSTEFVIDFIRIVPGIPKAKVKSRIILTPEHAKRLLHALEDNIDKFEQQNGTIRRQNNPGFLPPIGGVGHA, from the coding sequence ATGGAAAATATCAATAAAGAAAACGAAATCCAAATTGAGCTTAGTGACGAAATTGCACAGGGTATTTATTCAAATTTGGCTGTTATCTCTCACTCTTCTACGGAGTTTGTTATAGATTTTATTCGTATTGTGCCGGGTATACCAAAGGCTAAGGTGAAGTCGAGAATTATTCTTACACCTGAGCATGCGAAGAGACTACTACATGCACTGGAGGATAACATAGATAAATTTGAGCAACAAAATGGGACTATCCGCAGACAGAATAATCCCGGTTTTTTACCTCCTATAGGTGGAGTAGGCCATGCATAA
- the rsmG gene encoding 16S rRNA (guanine(527)-N(7))-methyltransferase RsmG translates to MKVIENYFQKLTELQKSQFKALFDLYLDWNNKINVISRKDIENLYLHHVLHSLAIAKYVSFAPGTKVMDVGTGGGFPGIPLAIFFPEVQFLLLDSIGKKVRVAGDIAKAIGLENVEVKHSRAEDEKRKFDFIVSRAVMLLPELVKIINKNISREQNNSIPNGVICLKGGDITSETKSFKNIVDIVSLSEYFSEPFFQTKKLVYLPVN, encoded by the coding sequence GTGAAAGTGATAGAAAACTATTTTCAAAAACTAACTGAACTCCAAAAGAGTCAGTTTAAAGCTCTATTCGATCTTTATTTAGATTGGAACAATAAGATAAATGTAATTTCACGAAAGGATATAGAGAACCTTTATTTGCATCACGTACTGCATTCATTAGCAATTGCTAAGTATGTATCTTTTGCTCCCGGTACAAAAGTTATGGATGTAGGAACCGGAGGAGGTTTTCCCGGAATACCTCTTGCAATATTTTTTCCTGAAGTGCAATTTCTTCTTTTGGACAGTATCGGTAAAAAGGTGCGTGTGGCCGGAGATATTGCTAAAGCTATAGGGTTAGAAAATGTTGAAGTTAAACATTCACGAGCAGAAGATGAAAAGCGCAAGTTTGATTTTATAGTAAGCCGCGCCGTAATGCTTCTACCTGAACTTGTTAAAATTATAAATAAAAATATATCTCGCGAGCAAAATAACTCAATTCCAAATGGAGTTATATGTCTTAAAGGTGGAGATATCACTTCCGAAACCAAGAGTTTCAAAAACATTGTGGATATAGTGTCACTTTCGGAATACTTTTCGGAACCCTTTTTCCAAACGAAAAAGCTGGTATACCTGCCGGTTAACTAA